One part of the Raphanus sativus cultivar WK10039 chromosome 7, ASM80110v3, whole genome shotgun sequence genome encodes these proteins:
- the LOC108814661 gene encoding small nuclear ribonucleoprotein SmD3b produces MSRSLGIPVKLLHESSGHTVTVELKSGELYRGNLLECEDNWNCQLENITYTAKDGKVSQLEHVFIRGSKVRFIVIPDMLKNAPMFKRVNDKIKGKSSIGLGRGRPSMRGRGTGRGTGGRGGAPPVRR; encoded by the exons ATGAGCCGGAGTCTGGGGATACCGGTGAAGCTTCTTCACGAGTCGTCGGGTCATACAGTGACGGTGGAGCTGAAGAGCGGTGAGCTGTACAGAGGAAACCTTCTCGAGTGTGAGGATAACTGGAACTGCCAGCTCGAGAACATCACCTATACCGCCAAG GATGGTAAGGTATCACAGCTTGAGCATGTCTTCATCCGAGGCAGCAAAGTCAG GTTTATAGTGATACCAGACATGCTGAAGAATGCTCCGATGTTCAAGCGAGTAAATGACAAAATCAAG GGAAAGAGCTCAATAGGTCTAGGCAGAGGTAGACCTTCAATGCGAGGCAGA GGTACTGGGCGTGGGACAGGAGGTAGGGGAGGCGCACCACCTGTGAGGAGATAG
- the LOC108814466 gene encoding cyclin-B2-4 encodes MGGSDENRHGVIGPMNPSQGGLGGGKANPGNGQTRRALSNINKNIIGAPVYPCAVNKRPLSEKNVMCHKKIPPPVPVHRPITRKFAAQLAENNPQTKKEETKSKPVDVIIIDAEEEEDGDFNEPMFVQHTEAMLDEIDRMEGIEMEDSNDDDDDEEEEAVMDIDSCDKKNPLAVVDYIDDIYDFYKKNECRSCVPPNYMENQPDINERMRGILVDWLIEVHYKFELMEETLYLTINLIDRFLSVHHRVARKKLQLVGVTAMLLACKYEEVSVPVVDDLILISDKAYTRREVLDMEKLMANTLQFNFCLPTPYVFMRRFLKAAQSDKKVELLSFFIIELCLVEYEMLQYAPSQLAASAIYTAQSTLKGFEEWSKTCEFYTGYTEEKLMECSRKMAGLHHEAGTGKLTGVYRKYSTSKFGFASRTEPAGFLLL; translated from the exons ATGGGTGGATCAGACGAGAACAGACACGGAGTTATCGGACCCATGAACCCCTCACAAG GTGGTTTAGGTGGAGGAAAGGCGAATCCGGGGAATGGGCAGACACGAAGAGCACTCAGCAACATAAACAAGAACATCATCGGAGCTCCCGTTTATCCTTGTGCTGTCAACAAGCGACCTTTGTCTGA GAAAAATGTGATGTGTCACAAGAAGATTCCACCACCTGTTCCAGTGCATCGACCAATCACTAG GAAGTTTGCTGCTCAATTAGCTGAGAACAATCCCCAAACCAAGAAGGAG GAAACGAAGAGCAAGCCAGTAGATGTTATCATAATAGAtgcggaagaagaagaagatggagactTTAACGAGCCAATGTTTGTTCAACACACTGAAGCCATGCTCGACGAAATCGACAGAATG GAGGGTATTGAAATGGAAGATtcaaatgatgatgatgatgatgaggaagaagaggctGTGATGGATATAGATAGCTGCGACAAGAAGAATCCTCTGGCTGTTGTTGATTACATTGATGACATATATGACTTCTACAAGAAAAACGAG TGTCGTAGCTGCGTCCCGCCTAATTACATGGAGAATCAACCTGACATTAACGAGAGGATGAGAGGGATCCTTGTTGATTGGTTGATTGAG GTACATTACAAGTTCGAGCTGATGGAAGAGACGCTATACCTCACAATCAATCTCATAGACAGGTTCCTCTCGGTTCATCACCGTGTCGCTAGGAAGAAGCTTCAGCTTGTGGGTGTAACAGCCATGTTGCTTGCTTGCAAGTACGAGGAAGTCTCGGTTCCGGTTGTGGACGATCTCATCTTGATCTCAGACAAGGCTTACACTAGGAGAGAAGTTCTTGACatg GAGAAGTTAATGGCGAATACCTTACAATTCAATTTCTGTCTGCCAACTCCGTATGTGTTTATGAGGAGGTTTCTCAAAGCTGCACAATCTGACAAAAAAGTGGAGCTTCTGTCGTTCTTCATCATCGAGCTTTGCTTAGTAGAGTACGAGATGCTACAGTATGCACCTTCTCAGTTAGCTGCTTCAGCGATCTACACTGCTCAATCCACGCTTAAAGGGTTCGAGGAGTGGAGCAAAACATGCGAGTTCTACACTGGCTACACTGAAGAAAAGCTCAT GGAATGTTCGAGGAAGATGGCTGGTTTGCATCACGAGGCAGGGACAGGGAAGCTAACGGGTGTTTACAGGAAATACAGCACATCCAAGTTTGGTTTTGCTTCACGAACTGAACCTGCTGGGTTTCTTCTCCTGtga